One segment of Brassica napus cultivar Da-Ae chromosome C3, Da-Ae, whole genome shotgun sequence DNA contains the following:
- the LOC106380154 gene encoding uncharacterized protein LOC106380154 isoform X3 has translation MGLDYSYSQPSQDETFGGAESDSDYNEVESLIQQDQAQLDQALIQQDQALIQQHEALIQQDQAHAFVYPPQPEVEFGFPQICYCGSEPKIATSSIEPGRRYYTCTNANDGECHVWKWWDEAVMEEMRARDRHTFQLAEKVDSLTLFNDHVTEQKLVRLENMVCELAKNKSKSSLDYFVAVMVMVLIFIGVILVFL, from the coding sequence ATGGGTCTTGATTACAGCTATTCACAACCTTCACAGGATGAGACGTTTGGTGGGGCTGAGTCAGACAGTGACTACAACGAAGTCGAATCTCTCATTCAGCAAGACCAAGCTCAGTTAGACCAAGCTCTCATTCAGCAAGACCAAGCTCTCATTCAGCAACACGAAGCTCTCATTCAGCAAGACCAAGCACATGCGTTTGTGTACCCTCCACAGCCGGAGGTTGAATTCGGATTTCCACAAATATGCTACTGTGGGAGTGAACCGAAGATAGCTACGTCTAGCATCGAACCAGGTCGCAGATACTACACATGTACAAATGCAAACGATGGAGAGTGTCATGTGTGGAAATGGTGGGACGAGGCTGTAATGGAGGAGATGCGAGCCAGGGATAGGCACACATTTCAGTTAGCCGAGAAGGTAGATTCTCTGACCCTCTTCAATGACCATGTTACTGAGCAGAAGCTCGTTAGATTAGAGAACATGGTGTGTGAGTTGGCCAAGAATAAATCAAAGTCTAGCTTAGATTACTTCGTTGCGGTTATGGTTATGGTCTTAATTTTCATAGGTGTCATCCTCGTATTTCTCTAA
- the LOC106379708 gene encoding pathogenesis-related protein 1 — MEVISNFSFLILLAASVGALLPSKAQDSPQEYVRVHNEARAGVGVGPMQWNETLAAVAQSYADQRRSDCNLIHSTGPYGENLAKSSGDLSGVRAVNLWVEEKANYDYPSNTCNGECGHYTQIVWRSSVKLGCGKAKCNNGGTFVVCNYDPPGNYVNQKPY, encoded by the coding sequence ATGGAAGTCATTAGCAATTTTAGTTTTCTGATACTCTTAGCAGCCTCTGTAGGAGCTCTTCTTCCCTCAAAGGCCCAAGACAGCCCACAAGAATATGTGAGGGTTCACAACGAGGCGCGGGCAGGGGTAGGCGTAGGCCCCATGCAGTGGAACGAGACCCTTGCAGCCGTTGCTCAGAGCTACGCAGACCAACGAAGAAGCGACTGCAATCTCATACATTCCACTGGACCTTACGGGGAGAACTTGGCCAAGAGTAGTGGCGACTTATCTGGCGTCAGAGCCGTGAACCTGTGGGTTGAGGAGAAGGCTAACTACGACTACCCTTCGAACACGTGCAACGGAGAGTGCGGTCACTACACTCAGATTGTTTGGAGAAGCTCAGTAAAACTCGGATGTGGCAAAGCGAAGTGTAACAATGGTGGAACTTTCGTCGTTTGCAACTATGATCCTCCTGGGAATTATGTGAACCAGAAGCCCTACTAA
- the LOC106380154 gene encoding putative nuclease HARBI1 isoform X1 translates to MNKTLFLRIVHCLEQEVDYFKPSQDATGRSSLTALQKCTAAIRQLAYGGGADTVDEYVRLGETTTRKCLHHFTNGIIHLFGDEYLRCPTPEDLQRLLYIGEQRGFPGMVGSIDCMHWEWKNCPSAWKGMYSRGTGKPTIVLETVADYDLWIWHAFFGTPGTMNDLNILDRSPVFDDIINGIAPKVNFYVNGYPYHLAYYLTDGIYPDWATFIQSIRLPQSEKHSLFAKTQEAVRKDVERAFGVLQARLAVVRNPSNLWDKQKIGNIMRACIILHNMIVEDERAARTQYVVPGFEESEEERFSVNMPSPLGNTMDRRTNVRNRQAHHNLKNDLIENIWTKFGHFPNNM, encoded by the coding sequence ATGAACAAGACATTGTTCTTGCGTATTGTGCATTGTCTCGAGCAAGAAGTGGATTATTTTAAACCATCACAAGATGCAACCGGTCGGTCTAGCCTAACCGCGCTCCAAAAATGTACCGCAGCAATTCGTCAGTTGGCGTATGGTGGTGGGGCTGATACCGTTGACGAATATGTCCGACTAGGTGAAACCACAACTAGAAAATGTTTGCACCATTTTACCAACGGAATCATCCACTTGTTTGGCGATGAATACCTTAGATGTCCTACACCGGAGGATCTGCAAAGACTACTATATATTGGAGAACAACGTGGATTTCCAGGAATggttggaagcatcgactgtatgcattgggagtggaagaattgtccatccgcttggaaaggaatgtattcacgaggaaCCGGAAAACCAACAATTGTGTTGGAGACGGTGGCTGATTACgacctctggatatggcatgcgttttttggaacaccaggtactatgaacgatcttaatattcttgatcgatcacctgtttttgatgacattattaacGGAATAGCACCAAAAGTCAACTTCTATGTTAATGGTTATCCGTACCATTTGGCCTATTATCTCACTGATGGGATTTATCCTGACTGGGcgacttttattcaatctatccgTCTACCACAAAGTGAGAAACATTCATTATTTGCTAAAACCCAAGAAGCTGTACGGAAAGATGTTGAACGTGCCTTTGGAGTCCTGCAAGCTAGATTAGCCGTCGTCAGAAATCCATCTAATTTATgggataaacaaaaaataggaaatattatgagagcatgtatcatcctccataatatgattgtcgagGATGAACGGGCAGCAAGGACACAATATGTGGTTCCTGGATTTGAAGAAAGTGAAGAGGAAAGATTTTCCGTCAATATGCCTTCGCCTCTCGGCAATACAATGGATCGTCGAACGAACGTTCGCAATAGACAAGCtcatcataatttaaaaaatgatttgattgaaaatatatggaCCAAATTTggacattttccaaataacatgtaa
- the LOC106380154 gene encoding uncharacterized protein LOC106380154 isoform X4, with translation MAILLSTAHLLRDGSPVDESPPKSSLLDGSPPEASLGGSHHRSLGASPSLSILSADLSTVLSVIRKLKGEVRFDHQDCISKEIKEKQPFPPQLKFSDYTWVLITAIHNLHRMRRLVGLSQTVTTTKSNLSFSKTKLS, from the exons ATGGCGATTTTGCTCTCAACGGCACATCTCCTTCGTGACGGTTCTCCCGTCGACGAATCTCCTCCCAAGTCGTCTCTTCTCGACGGATCTCCTCCTGAGGCATCTCTCGGCGGTTCTCACCATAGATCTCTCGGCgcatctccttctctctcgATTCTCTCCGCGGATCTCTCAACCGTTCTCTCTGTGATTCGAAAGTTAAAGG GTGAGGTGAGGTTCGATCACCAGGATTGTATTAGCAAGGAGATCAAAGAGAAACAACCATTTCCTCCACAGTTGAAG TTTTCGGATTACACATGGGTCTTGATTACAGCTATTCACAACCTTCACAGGATGAGACGTTTGGTGGGGCTGAGTCAGACAGTGACTACAACGAAGTCGAATCTCTCATTCAGCAAGACCAAGCTCAGTTAG
- the LOC106380154 gene encoding glutathione S-transferase T3-like isoform X2 — protein sequence MDPRIPYSQSTGYTGLLYSQHESVYDGNSPYESFPSGSSQIPQFSSQQCEAPTPPTHPPVERGRRHKWTPAEDEMLISAWLNTSKDAIVGNNQKSGTFWKRVGDYFFAALSGGDCVESSEHVHYKQRWHKISNDTSKFCGAYVAAERQISSGQHENDVLKVAHEIFFTDQGSKFTLEHAWCVLRYEQKWLNLNSTKASESSKRKTVESDSQTSTTSVGEEEIRPEGVKAAKAKRNANEKSVDYYTTVLELRKVDLDRKEKLQKLAILDTLLAKTQPLSEAEEAAKNKLLAEYI from the coding sequence ATGGATCCAAGGATTCCGTATAGCCAGTCTACTGGCTATACGGGACTTCTTTACAGTCAACACGAAAGTGTTTATGATGGGAACTCTCCTTATGAGAGTTTTCCTTCTGGATCTTCACAGATCCCTCAATTCAGTTCTCAACAGTGTGAGGCTCCAACTCCACCCACACATCCACCCGTAGAGCGTGGGAGGAGACATAAATGGACCCCAGCCGAGGACGAGATGCTGATCAGTGCCTGGTTAAATACCTCTAAGGACGCTATAGTCGGCAATAACCAAAAATCAGGCACTTTCTGGAAACGAGTTGGAGATTATTTCTTCGCAGCTCTTTCTGGTGGAGATTGTGTTGAAAGTAGCGAGCATGTCCACTATAAGCAGAGGTGGCACAAAATCAGTAATGACACATCCAAGTTTTGTGGTGCATATGTGGCTGCAGAGAGACAGATATCTAGTGGTCAGCATGAGAACGATGTACTCAAGGTAGCCCATGAAATATTCTTCACGGATCAGGGGTCCAAATTCACTCTGGAGCATGCGTGGTGTGTGTTGAGGTATGAGCAGAAATGGCTCAACCTGAACAGCACTAAAGCTTCTGAAAGTTCAAAGAGGAAAACCGTTGAATCAGATTCCCAAACTTCAACCACAAGTGTTGGTGAAGAAGAGATACGCCCTGAAGGTGTAAAGGCTGCAAAAGCTAAACGTAATGCAAATGAGAAGTCTGTTGATTACTATACGACGGTACTTGAACTGAGGAAGGTGGATTTGGATAGGAAAGAAAAACTCCAGAAGCTTGCCATCTTAGACACTCTCCTAGCCAAAACCCAGCCACTCAGTGAGGCTGAAGAAGCAGCCAAAAACAAGCTCCTCGCCGAGTATATTTAG